Proteins co-encoded in one Gossypium arboreum isolate Shixiya-1 chromosome 11, ASM2569848v2, whole genome shotgun sequence genomic window:
- the LOC128283851 gene encoding precursor of CEP8-like, whose protein sequence is MTSFRLKNACVILLVLILCQEILVYSVEARHLRGEASKNHRSRRQRDQNSFKMPKINGNVHSSGSGQEQSSKVEYVDDFRPTAPGHSPGAGHSINN, encoded by the coding sequence ATGACAAGTTTTAGGCTAAAAAATGCATGTGTTATCCTCCTTGTTTTGATATTATGTCAAGAAATATTAGTGTATAGTGTAGAAGCAAGGCATTTGAGGGGTGAGGCAAGCAAGAACCATCGCTCACGGCGGCAACGAGATCAGAACTCTTTCAAGATGCCAAAGATCAATGGGAATGTTCATAGCAGTGGTTCAGGCCAAGAGCAAAGCAGCAAGGTGGAATATGTTGATGATTTTCGTCCCACAGCACCGGGTCACAGTCCGGGAGCGGGTCACTCCATCAATAACTGA